Proteins from a genomic interval of Panthera tigris isolate Pti1 chromosome F3 unlocalized genomic scaffold, P.tigris_Pti1_mat1.1 chrF3_random_Un_scaffold_68, whole genome shotgun sequence:
- the LOC122236310 gene encoding vomeronasal type-1 receptor 90-like: MTQAITISPSTSCLSSFKHKFTNYVIYIFVFSWCHSLSCSSYLIFYTVASSNVNQTQLLSLSELCSLSPTKFIIHELFSTLKTSCDITFIGIVLRSSAYMVILLFKPHRRSQHLHITNFSPRVSPEKRATHTMMLLMSFFGVMYWMNLIMSSLAILFWVNNSVILGIQKLVVNVYATVSPSVLIISDTRITNILQFMQ, translated from the coding sequence ATGACTCAAGCCATCACCATCAGCCCTAGCACCTCCTGTTTGTCCtcttttaaacataaattcaCAAATTATGTGATCtatatttttgtcttctcatGGTGCCACAGTTTGTCTTGCAGTAGTTACCTGATCTTCTACACTGTGGCTTCTTCCAATGTGAACCAGACACAACTGCTGTCTCTCAGCGAACTTTGCTCACTCTCCCCCACGAAATTTATTATTCATGAACTGTTTTCCACCCTGAAAACATCTTGTGATATCACCTTTATAGGGATCGTGCTTCGTTCAAGCGCATACATGGTAATTCTCTTGTTCAAGCCTCATAGACGGTCCCAGCACCTTCATATCACCAACTTTTCCCCAAGAGTCTCCCCAGAGAAAAGAGCCACACACACAATGATGCTGCTGATGAGTTTCTTCGGGGTCATGTACTGGATGAACCTTATCATGTCATCATTGGCAATACTGTTTTGGGTGAATAACTCAGTCATCTTGGGTATCCAGAAGCTTGTGGTCAATGTCTATGCCACTGTCAGCCCTTCGGTGCTAATCATCTCTGATACAAGAATAACTAATATTCTCCAATTTATGCAATGA